A stretch of the Leptospirillum ferriphilum genome encodes the following:
- a CDS encoding dihydrolipoyl dehydrogenase produces the protein MTQKSVDLVTIGAGGGAYPAAFKLARKGRTVLMVDPKGVMSGNCLAEGCVPSKAVREIAHLLVRQKRLGEAGAKGTLTPDFRAIMDHKDRVQNLRYAQHAEELSRTPGLTLVKGTASLVDGRTVRIRTAKGEEDVAAGHILIASGSDVLLPPIPGSELCVTSHHLFRVGTDLRDLPRRMIIVGGGYIGLETACMFSAFGTTVTLFEKGPLLLPGMERALVDRLRPLLDPSITIRTNADVREIRNGPEGKIVVLGNGETREEHKADVVLLAAGRRPVFPEGLEQAGVVTDRSGIRVDNALRTSCPGIFAAGDVNGRTPLFHAAVRQSLAVANTLLAEGEPADTVDFSSVPTTIFTIPGASYVGLLPESARGAGIDLVEARYDFSEDSRSQILNETDGGIRLYFDKKTKVLKGGWVVGIDAGNLIGEIGLAVSAGLSARELSRFADQHPMAAEGIGKAARQLV, from the coding sequence ATGACGCAGAAATCAGTGGATCTCGTAACCATCGGGGCCGGTGGAGGAGCCTATCCGGCCGCCTTCAAACTGGCCAGAAAAGGCCGGACCGTTCTGATGGTGGACCCCAAAGGAGTCATGAGCGGAAACTGTCTGGCGGAAGGATGCGTTCCTTCCAAGGCGGTCCGGGAAATCGCCCATCTTCTCGTCCGCCAGAAACGACTGGGAGAAGCGGGAGCGAAGGGAACCCTGACCCCGGATTTCCGGGCGATCATGGACCACAAGGACAGGGTTCAGAATCTTAGGTATGCCCAGCATGCCGAAGAACTCTCCCGAACACCCGGTCTGACACTTGTAAAGGGAACGGCGAGCCTGGTTGATGGACGGACCGTCCGGATCCGGACCGCAAAAGGGGAAGAGGATGTTGCAGCCGGACACATCCTGATCGCCAGCGGATCAGATGTTCTTCTCCCCCCCATTCCCGGATCGGAGCTTTGTGTGACGAGCCACCATCTGTTCAGGGTGGGAACGGATCTCCGCGATCTTCCCCGGCGGATGATCATCGTCGGAGGGGGATATATCGGCCTCGAGACAGCGTGCATGTTCTCCGCTTTCGGAACCACCGTCACCCTGTTCGAAAAAGGCCCTCTTCTGCTCCCGGGGATGGAACGCGCCCTGGTGGACCGGCTTCGACCTCTTCTCGATCCCTCCATAACGATCCGCACCAACGCCGATGTCCGGGAAATCCGGAACGGACCGGAAGGGAAAATCGTCGTTCTCGGAAACGGGGAAACACGGGAGGAACACAAGGCCGATGTCGTGCTTCTGGCCGCCGGACGAAGGCCGGTCTTTCCGGAAGGACTGGAGCAGGCCGGTGTTGTCACGGACCGTTCGGGGATCCGGGTGGACAATGCGCTGAGGACAAGCTGTCCGGGGATTTTCGCCGCCGGGGACGTCAACGGACGAACTCCGCTTTTTCACGCGGCCGTCCGTCAGTCCCTGGCCGTGGCCAACACCCTCCTGGCCGAAGGGGAACCGGCCGACACCGTTGACTTTTCGAGTGTTCCCACCACCATTTTCACGATCCCCGGCGCATCGTATGTGGGTCTTCTTCCGGAATCCGCGCGAGGAGCGGGCATCGATCTTGTCGAAGCCCGTTACGATTTTTCGGAAGACTCCCGGTCCCAGATCCTGAACGAGACCGATGGGGGAATCCGCCTGTATTTCGACAAAAAGACGAAGGTTCTGAAAGGCGGCTGGGTGGTCGGCATCGACGCCGGAAACCTGATTGGAGAAATCGGTCTGGCGGTGTCCGCTGGTCTGTCTGCAAGGGAGTTGTCCCGTTTCGCCGACCAGCATCCGATGGCGGCGGAGGGAATCGGAAAGGCGGCCCGTCAGCTGGTCTGA
- a CDS encoding phosphoketolase family protein — translation MAPRTEEQELKEMDAWWRAANYLSLGMLYLKDNPLLRLPLTPDHLKKRLLGHWGSDPGQNFVWVHANRLIRRHDLNMIYISGPGHGAPAILSNAYLEGTYTEVYPDRTEDTRGLKNFFRQFSFPGGLGSHCTPETPGSINEGGELGYSLSHAYGAVFDHPDLIAVCVVGDGEAETGPMATSWHSNKFLNPVTDGAVLPVLHLNGYKIANPTILARISPEELKSLFVGYGYKPVVVEGDDPAEMHLKMAKAMDSCLSDIRRIQKNSRSSGVPARAPWPMIILRTPKGWTAPKEMDGHRIEGFFRAHQVPILDTATNPAHLSLLEQWFRKYRPEELFDENGTLVPAVKALAPKGNRRMSANPLANGGLLRKPLIMPDFRDYAVDVSKPGTVEAENTFVLGTFLRDIMKKNPRNFRVFGPDETASNHLQALYEVTKKAWMGETRPEDADGCQLAPDGHVMEMLSEHTLEGWLEGYLLTGRHGLLNTYEAFAHIIDSMVNQHAKWLEKAKTDVSWRAPVSSLNILLSSTVWRQDHNGFTHQDPGFLDVVTNKRASVVRIYLPPDANTLLSVADHCLRSTDYVNVIVADKQPHLQYLDRDAAARHAAKGIGLWEWASNDQGEEPDAVMACCGDVVTLEALAAVAILREKIPDLRIRFVNVVDLFRLQPPSEHPHGLSDRDFDSLFTTDRPIIFNFHGYPWLIHKLAYRRTNHRNLHVRGYKEKGSINTPLQLAIENQIDRFSLAIDVIDRVPRVGVRGAHVKEWLKDQILEHLAYASREGEDPPEVTRWKWPF, via the coding sequence ATGGCACCGCGTACCGAAGAACAGGAACTTAAGGAGATGGACGCCTGGTGGCGCGCCGCGAACTATCTCTCCCTGGGAATGCTCTACCTGAAAGACAACCCTCTTCTGAGATTGCCGCTGACACCGGATCATCTGAAGAAAAGATTGCTCGGACACTGGGGGTCCGACCCCGGGCAGAACTTCGTCTGGGTGCATGCCAACCGGCTCATCCGCCGCCACGATCTCAACATGATCTACATCAGCGGCCCCGGACACGGGGCACCCGCGATCCTGTCCAACGCCTATCTGGAAGGCACCTACACCGAAGTGTACCCGGACCGGACAGAGGACACCCGGGGACTGAAAAACTTTTTCCGGCAGTTTTCCTTTCCTGGTGGACTCGGAAGCCATTGCACCCCGGAAACCCCCGGATCCATCAACGAAGGGGGAGAACTCGGGTACAGCCTGTCGCACGCCTACGGCGCAGTGTTCGATCATCCGGACCTGATTGCGGTCTGTGTCGTCGGGGACGGAGAAGCCGAGACCGGCCCGATGGCCACTTCCTGGCACTCCAATAAATTCCTGAATCCCGTCACGGATGGCGCGGTCCTTCCGGTTCTGCACCTGAACGGATACAAAATCGCCAATCCCACGATCCTCGCCCGGATTTCCCCGGAGGAACTCAAAAGCCTTTTTGTCGGTTATGGCTACAAGCCCGTTGTGGTCGAAGGGGACGATCCGGCGGAGATGCATCTAAAAATGGCGAAAGCCATGGACTCCTGCCTGTCGGACATCCGACGGATCCAGAAAAATTCCCGTTCGTCAGGAGTCCCTGCCCGAGCCCCCTGGCCCATGATCATCCTGCGCACGCCAAAAGGCTGGACGGCCCCGAAAGAGATGGACGGCCATCGCATCGAAGGATTCTTCCGGGCCCATCAGGTCCCGATCCTGGATACCGCCACAAACCCGGCCCATCTGTCCCTGCTGGAGCAATGGTTCCGGAAGTACCGCCCGGAAGAGCTGTTCGACGAAAACGGAACGCTTGTTCCGGCCGTGAAAGCCCTGGCACCCAAAGGCAACAGGAGAATGAGCGCCAATCCGCTCGCCAACGGCGGGCTTCTCCGGAAGCCGCTCATTATGCCGGATTTCCGGGATTACGCGGTGGATGTGTCCAAACCGGGAACGGTGGAGGCCGAAAACACCTTTGTTCTGGGAACGTTTCTCCGGGATATCATGAAGAAAAATCCCCGGAACTTCCGGGTGTTCGGACCTGACGAAACCGCCTCGAACCATCTTCAGGCCCTCTACGAGGTCACGAAAAAAGCCTGGATGGGGGAAACCCGTCCCGAGGATGCGGACGGCTGCCAGCTGGCACCGGACGGTCATGTCATGGAGATGCTGAGCGAGCACACGCTCGAAGGGTGGCTCGAAGGATATCTGCTCACAGGCCGGCACGGACTCCTGAACACCTATGAGGCGTTTGCCCACATCATCGACTCGATGGTCAACCAGCACGCAAAATGGCTCGAAAAAGCGAAAACGGACGTTTCCTGGCGCGCACCGGTCTCCTCCCTCAACATTCTCCTGAGTTCGACTGTCTGGCGTCAGGACCACAACGGTTTCACCCACCAGGACCCCGGCTTTCTGGACGTCGTGACGAACAAACGGGCCAGCGTGGTAAGGATTTATCTCCCTCCCGACGCCAACACCCTTCTGAGCGTCGCCGACCACTGTCTCCGGAGCACCGACTACGTCAACGTCATCGTGGCCGACAAGCAGCCCCATCTGCAGTATCTCGACCGTGATGCAGCCGCCCGCCATGCGGCCAAGGGCATCGGTCTGTGGGAGTGGGCCTCGAACGACCAGGGAGAAGAACCGGACGCCGTCATGGCCTGCTGCGGGGACGTCGTCACGCTTGAAGCCCTGGCCGCTGTCGCGATCCTGCGGGAAAAGATTCCGGATCTCCGCATCCGGTTTGTGAATGTCGTGGATCTTTTTCGTCTGCAGCCCCCGTCCGAACACCCGCACGGACTATCCGACCGGGACTTCGACAGCCTGTTTACGACAGACCGCCCGATCATCTTCAATTTTCACGGCTATCCCTGGCTGATCCACAAGCTGGCGTACCGGAGGACCAACCACCGGAACCTGCATGTGCGGGGGTACAAGGAAAAGGGCAGCATCAACACCCCGCTGCAGCTTGCGATCGAGAACCAGATCGACCGTTTTTCCCTGGCCATCGACGTCATCGACCGCGTTCCCCGGGTCGGAGTCCGGGGAGCCCATGTCAAGGAATGGCTGAAAGACCAGATTCTGGAGCATCTTGCATATGCGAGCCGGGAGGGAGAGGATCCGCCAGAAGTGACCCGATGGAAATGGCCCTTTTGA
- a CDS encoding TolC family protein — MPGRSGRMDRGREGSLFRGKWFPFLGKVIAGICFLALLGLSGVNGSPEDAHADPPAQEVTLSQAVERALAARPDLKAEAARVRSARESVGQSRAADYPQLSASFQTLYGNSLFGFFLFPNYNYEDLNLLTVTLTQNLLDFGKTGSQIDQSRWSYRAEEARRQTLWLSTIRDAESDYFTLLADQHQVLADKKSLEDATLQLARARLRYATGTGIVLDVTRARVNVEAARLALIRSRDQVRTDAVNLAQVMGLEKNVRLVAQDVEHDPNTLESPDPDRDLPVALSHRPEWKEARANVEAARAGLKNARSQNYPSLNALFQSFTATLPRGALPFTYIPNNSPYSTFNFGGILTVPIFEGGYMIHQTARARSDLLTAIDTRESVRLQVSADLRKAAIAISDARQQLEEARAEEENARKNDTLVEEAYRQGQVQSVDVMDAQTALRQARESVIRARYLLMNGFVAYQYARGTIEPPTSLKPPSPENPR; from the coding sequence TTGCCCGGACGATCCGGTCGCATGGACAGAGGGAGAGAGGGTTCCCTGTTCCGTGGGAAATGGTTCCCCTTTTTGGGGAAAGTCATTGCCGGCATTTGTTTTTTGGCTCTTTTGGGCCTCTCCGGGGTTAACGGTTCCCCGGAGGATGCCCATGCGGATCCCCCTGCTCAGGAGGTCACCCTGTCCCAGGCGGTCGAACGCGCCCTGGCGGCCCGTCCTGACCTCAAGGCGGAAGCCGCCAGAGTCCGGAGCGCCAGGGAAAGTGTCGGACAATCCCGGGCTGCGGACTATCCCCAGCTGTCTGCCAGTTTTCAGACTCTTTACGGAAACAGTCTGTTCGGATTCTTCCTTTTTCCCAACTACAACTACGAAGACCTGAACCTTCTGACGGTCACCCTTACCCAGAACCTTCTGGATTTTGGAAAGACCGGATCCCAGATCGACCAGAGCCGGTGGTCCTACCGGGCGGAAGAGGCCCGGCGTCAAACCCTGTGGCTTTCCACCATCCGGGATGCCGAATCCGACTACTTTACGCTTCTTGCCGACCAGCACCAGGTGCTGGCTGACAAAAAAAGTCTGGAAGACGCCACTCTCCAGCTGGCCCGGGCACGACTGCGCTATGCCACCGGAACGGGAATTGTCCTGGACGTCACACGTGCGCGGGTCAATGTCGAAGCCGCCCGTCTGGCCCTCATCCGGTCCCGGGATCAGGTCCGGACCGATGCGGTGAACCTGGCCCAGGTCATGGGACTGGAAAAGAATGTTCGCCTGGTTGCCCAGGACGTCGAGCACGACCCCAACACTCTGGAATCCCCCGACCCGGACCGGGACCTTCCGGTCGCCCTTTCCCATCGCCCGGAGTGGAAAGAAGCCCGGGCCAATGTCGAGGCCGCCCGGGCCGGTCTCAAAAATGCCCGGTCCCAGAATTATCCGTCCCTCAATGCCCTTTTCCAGTCCTTCACTGCAACGCTTCCGAGAGGCGCTCTTCCCTTCACCTACATTCCGAACAACAGCCCCTATTCCACGTTCAATTTCGGAGGAATTCTGACCGTTCCGATCTTTGAAGGGGGATACATGATTCATCAGACCGCCCGGGCGCGCTCGGACCTTCTGACAGCGATCGATACACGGGAATCGGTCCGCCTTCAGGTCTCGGCCGACCTCAGGAAAGCCGCCATCGCGATTTCCGATGCCCGGCAGCAGCTGGAAGAGGCCCGGGCCGAAGAGGAGAACGCCCGCAAAAATGACACGCTCGTCGAAGAGGCCTACCGGCAGGGCCAGGTTCAGTCTGTCGATGTCATGGATGCGCAGACGGCTCTCCGGCAGGCCCGGGAATCGGTGATTCGGGCCCGCTATCTCCTCATGAACGGCTTTGTGGCCTATCAGTATGCCCGGGGGACCATCGAACCGCCGACCTCCTTAAAACCGCCATCACCCGAGAATCCCCGCTGA
- a CDS encoding efflux RND transporter periplasmic adaptor subunit, protein MSSKAPRLIIAILLLLLAGITAWYQAMHRSHKSAGTLVLYGNIDLREVQLAFHDTGRIQKLLYLEGAPVKAGDLMAVMDPVRYQDLVEGDLRALERDRAQRLDAERTWNRVRKLTRAAFNSRQQKDDARAALDMAIAQVKRDKAQLAYDTRQLDDTKVYAPVDGIVQNRILEPGDMAFPQSPVYTLARTRPLWARVYLEEPELGQVHQGMTAYVTSDSFPGQRFVGYVGYISPSAEFTPKEVQTLHQRTILVYRTRIYLSCPTRKLRLGMPVTVTIPLHQTISRPRVCPDGSPAETIHGGR, encoded by the coding sequence ATGTCGTCCAAAGCGCCGCGTCTGATCATTGCCATTCTCCTTCTTCTTCTCGCCGGGATCACGGCCTGGTACCAGGCGATGCACCGGTCACACAAATCTGCCGGCACCCTGGTCCTGTATGGCAACATCGATCTTCGGGAAGTACAGCTGGCCTTTCACGATACCGGGCGTATCCAGAAACTCCTGTATCTCGAAGGAGCCCCGGTCAAGGCAGGAGATCTGATGGCCGTGATGGACCCTGTCCGCTATCAGGATCTCGTGGAGGGGGATCTCCGGGCGCTTGAACGCGATCGCGCCCAGCGCCTCGATGCCGAACGGACCTGGAACCGGGTCCGGAAGCTGACCCGGGCTGCCTTCAACTCCCGGCAGCAGAAAGACGATGCCCGGGCGGCGCTTGACATGGCCATCGCCCAGGTCAAGCGGGACAAGGCCCAGCTGGCCTATGACACCCGCCAGCTGGACGACACGAAAGTCTATGCCCCGGTGGACGGGATCGTCCAGAACCGGATCCTCGAACCGGGAGACATGGCCTTTCCCCAGTCTCCCGTCTACACCCTGGCAAGGACCCGGCCGCTCTGGGCGAGAGTCTATCTCGAGGAACCGGAACTCGGACAAGTGCACCAGGGAATGACCGCCTATGTCACCTCGGACTCCTTTCCCGGGCAGCGCTTCGTGGGATATGTCGGCTATATCTCGCCCTCCGCCGAGTTCACCCCGAAGGAGGTCCAGACTCTCCATCAGCGGACCATTCTCGTTTACAGAACCCGGATCTATCTGTCGTGTCCGACCCGGAAACTCCGTCTGGGCATGCCGGTTACGGTGACCATCCCCCTTCACCAGACGATCTCCCGCCCCCGGGTCTGTCCGGACGGCTCCCCTGCCGAGACGATTCATGGCGGCCGATAG
- a CDS encoding c-type cytochrome, translating into MKITRLILPFALLVILTSPALAAPDVKSLMNQQGCFSCHAVDQKMVGPSFKQVAARYRGKKGSLSMLAKKIISGGNGHWNDLTGGMMMPPHPDLKPSDAKAIAQWVLSLK; encoded by the coding sequence ATGAAAATCACCCGCCTGATCCTGCCGTTTGCTCTTCTTGTCATCCTGACCTCTCCCGCCCTGGCCGCGCCGGACGTCAAGTCGCTCATGAACCAGCAAGGGTGCTTCTCCTGCCATGCCGTCGACCAGAAAATGGTGGGCCCTTCGTTCAAGCAGGTTGCCGCTCGCTATCGGGGAAAGAAAGGGTCTCTTTCCATGCTGGCCAAAAAGATCATCTCCGGGGGAAACGGTCACTGGAACGACCTGACCGGAGGCATGATGATGCCTCCCCATCCGGATTTGAAACCCTCTGACGCCAAAGCCATCGCCCAGTGGGTCCTGTCCCTCAAGTAG
- a CDS encoding NAD-dependent epimerase/dehydratase family protein, giving the protein MRILITGGNGYIGNALVDAFCRAGHHVCATTRDKKNRKAIERFGARAVEWSLADCRSLASEIRQTDVLVHAAFEMGPEGAGRDREAVGFFLEELARTSGLRRFLYTSGVWVLGNLRDNVVPDNAVPERSPDIVSWRPPIERQVLGSAAKGITPLVIRPGIVYGGAGGLTGFLMGAATREHGIPVIGSGHNRWSPVHRDDLANLYVRAAEQAPAASVLNGTDGSCPTVAMIAGALSEALGFEGRTQSLSPEEAKKAWGDLADGLALDQCVPGDWAGKLLGWRPRHRSIVSEAEALVRSWKAAQAD; this is encoded by the coding sequence ATGCGCATCCTGATCACTGGAGGAAACGGTTATATCGGGAACGCCCTTGTGGATGCCTTCTGCCGGGCAGGCCACCATGTCTGCGCCACCACACGGGACAAAAAAAACCGGAAAGCAATCGAACGGTTCGGCGCCCGGGCCGTCGAATGGAGTCTGGCGGACTGCCGTTCCCTGGCGTCTGAAATCAGGCAAACAGATGTTCTTGTGCATGCCGCCTTCGAGATGGGTCCAGAAGGCGCGGGACGGGACCGGGAAGCGGTCGGATTTTTTCTGGAGGAACTTGCCCGAACATCCGGTCTTCGCCGGTTTCTCTATACAAGTGGCGTTTGGGTTCTTGGAAATTTGCGGGACAATGTGGTTCCGGACAACGCGGTTCCGGAGAGGTCTCCGGACATAGTGTCCTGGAGACCGCCGATCGAACGGCAGGTTCTGGGATCCGCAGCAAAGGGCATCACGCCGCTCGTGATCCGTCCCGGGATCGTTTACGGGGGTGCGGGAGGACTGACCGGTTTTCTGATGGGAGCCGCCACCCGGGAACACGGAATCCCTGTGATCGGGTCCGGACATAACCGCTGGTCTCCGGTGCACCGGGACGATCTGGCCAACCTGTATGTGCGTGCGGCGGAACAGGCTCCGGCCGCAAGCGTCCTCAATGGAACGGATGGCTCCTGCCCGACGGTGGCCATGATCGCCGGAGCACTGAGTGAAGCTCTGGGATTCGAAGGCCGGACGCAATCCCTGTCGCCGGAAGAGGCCAAAAAAGCTTGGGGCGATTTGGCCGACGGACTGGCGCTCGACCAGTGCGTGCCGGGAGACTGGGCCGGGAAGCTTCTCGGCTGGCGTCCCCGCCATCGCTCGATCGTTTCCGAAGCGGAAGCGCTCGTCCGTTCCTGGAAAGCGGCGCAGGCGGACTGA
- a CDS encoding aldolase, protein MTQKTRQAPLDVPADRRAVWQENYRLMTRNTGRLFLMAGDQKVEHLNDDFFGPNISPEDASPEHLFRIASAAPVGCFATQMGLVARYGESYPEIPYLLKLNSKSHLVKTGQRDPVSRQWQTMEQVEKFIAHSGLKIVGVGYTIYPGSEFESEMLTEAARLIFEAHQLGLVTIIWSYPRGKAVTREQDPHLVAGVAGLAATLGADFVKVNPPVSPEGKLEGALLAEAVKAAGRTGVVCAGGNETTPEAFLARLYDQIHEGGTAGCATGRNVHQRSLEEAVALSKAIHAIVVDDESPREALRFVRKA, encoded by the coding sequence ATGACGCAGAAAACAAGGCAGGCTCCGCTGGACGTTCCGGCGGACAGGCGAGCGGTCTGGCAGGAGAACTATCGCCTGATGACACGAAACACGGGCCGTCTTTTCCTGATGGCCGGCGACCAGAAGGTCGAACACCTGAACGATGACTTTTTCGGTCCGAACATCAGTCCGGAGGACGCTTCTCCCGAACATCTTTTTCGGATCGCCTCCGCCGCTCCGGTCGGCTGTTTTGCCACGCAGATGGGGCTCGTGGCCCGTTACGGGGAAAGTTATCCGGAGATCCCCTACCTGCTCAAACTGAACTCGAAAAGCCACCTGGTCAAGACCGGCCAGAGGGACCCGGTATCCCGGCAGTGGCAGACGATGGAGCAGGTGGAAAAGTTCATCGCGCATTCGGGCCTGAAGATCGTGGGTGTCGGATACACCATCTATCCGGGAAGCGAATTCGAGTCCGAAATGCTGACCGAAGCGGCTCGCCTGATTTTCGAAGCCCATCAGTTGGGTCTGGTGACCATCATCTGGTCCTACCCCCGGGGGAAAGCCGTCACGAGGGAGCAGGATCCCCATCTCGTGGCCGGGGTGGCGGGCCTGGCCGCCACTCTGGGAGCCGACTTCGTCAAGGTGAACCCTCCGGTTTCCCCGGAGGGAAAGCTTGAGGGCGCTCTTCTTGCCGAAGCCGTAAAAGCGGCCGGCCGGACCGGAGTCGTGTGCGCCGGTGGAAACGAGACGACACCCGAAGCCTTTCTCGCCCGTCTTTACGATCAGATCCACGAAGGGGGGACCGCGGGATGCGCCACCGGACGAAACGTCCATCAGCGGTCTCTGGAAGAAGCGGTGGCCCTGTCAAAAGCCATCCATGCCATTGTCGTCGACGATGAATCTCCGCGGGAAGCTCTTCGCTTCGTCCGTAAAGCCTGA